One genomic segment of Mesoterricola silvestris includes these proteins:
- a CDS encoding PAS domain-containing hybrid sensor histidine kinase/response regulator, whose amino-acid sequence MPYGLGAALALLAALAGAAVLGGPRGLALLLAVAAVLAGLGEAARRSRARRRRAEADRDRFFTLPLDMLCIVGPDGRFRRLSPAFTETLGWSLEELLARPFLEFVHPGDRDAARREAERQARGAGTVFQYENRYLHKDGSWRWLSWRCVPETDGSTYATARDITLFKDAEAALHLSQEALVESEHLLRSLNSELERRVEARTAEVRQALATLDATEDGAFIFEPGSLRFTYVNEGAVRQTGFTRAELLGRTPRDLLPGDQGEGFEGFLALVAGGGSRQITTTHWTKDGREVPVEINVQYIASAEGPPRFIYVARDITERRQQDLAAHRSQRIEALGTLAGGVAHDLNNALTPILMGVEALREQFPDAAPGIVDLLEASARRGAALVRQLLAFARGTEGRKEPLLSRLLLTELATLLRSTFPKNIEVELLCPEDLPPLWGDATQIHQILLNLSVNARDAMPNGGRLTLEARAAEITGPVPGALPASRPGPCLVVEVRDTGTGIPEGLLTKIFDPFFSTKPIDKGTGLGLATVVAILKGHEGFLQVETVPGRGTTFRIHLPLARAGLSPGQHQDPEGELSGEGRTLLVVDDEPAVLTMAAIVLRRLGFEVVEAVDGVAGLIRAEDHRERLCGVITDLHMPALDGLDFVRSLRRILPAIPIIVSSGRLDEEAREAFGNLGVGAYLDKPFSEGQIREVLREAGLLGRKRKNLKV is encoded by the coding sequence ATGCCCTACGGCCTCGGAGCGGCTCTGGCCCTCCTCGCCGCCCTGGCCGGCGCCGCGGTCCTCGGGGGACCCCGGGGCCTGGCCCTCCTCCTCGCCGTCGCCGCGGTGCTGGCCGGCCTGGGGGAGGCCGCCCGGAGAAGCCGCGCCCGCCGGCGCCGCGCGGAAGCCGATCGCGACCGCTTCTTCACGCTGCCCCTGGACATGCTGTGCATCGTGGGCCCCGACGGCCGCTTCCGGCGCCTGAGCCCGGCGTTCACCGAGACCCTGGGCTGGAGCCTGGAGGAACTCCTGGCCCGGCCCTTCCTCGAGTTCGTGCACCCCGGGGACCGGGACGCGGCGCGGCGGGAGGCGGAACGCCAGGCCCGGGGCGCCGGGACGGTGTTCCAGTACGAGAACCGGTACCTCCACAAGGACGGCTCGTGGCGATGGCTCTCCTGGCGCTGCGTGCCCGAAACCGACGGCTCCACGTACGCCACGGCCCGGGACATCACCCTCTTCAAGGACGCCGAGGCCGCCCTGCACCTGAGCCAGGAGGCCCTGGTTGAGAGCGAGCACCTCCTGCGCTCCCTCAACTCGGAACTGGAGCGGCGCGTGGAGGCGCGCACCGCGGAGGTCCGCCAGGCCCTGGCGACCCTGGACGCCACCGAGGACGGCGCCTTCATCTTCGAGCCCGGGAGCCTGCGCTTCACCTACGTCAACGAAGGCGCCGTGCGCCAGACGGGATTCACCCGGGCCGAGCTCCTGGGCAGGACGCCCCGGGACCTGCTTCCCGGGGACCAGGGCGAGGGGTTCGAGGGATTCCTCGCCCTGGTGGCCGGGGGGGGCTCGCGCCAGATCACCACCACCCACTGGACCAAGGACGGGCGCGAGGTTCCCGTGGAGATCAACGTGCAGTACATCGCCTCCGCGGAAGGCCCACCCCGCTTCATCTACGTGGCCCGGGACATCACGGAGCGCCGCCAGCAGGATCTCGCCGCCCACCGCTCCCAGCGGATCGAGGCCCTGGGCACTCTCGCCGGGGGCGTGGCCCACGACCTGAACAACGCGCTCACGCCCATCCTCATGGGCGTGGAGGCGCTGAGGGAGCAGTTCCCGGACGCGGCCCCCGGCATCGTGGACCTGCTGGAGGCCAGCGCCCGGCGAGGGGCCGCGCTGGTGCGCCAGCTGCTGGCCTTCGCCCGGGGCACGGAGGGGAGGAAGGAGCCCCTCCTGAGCCGCCTCCTCCTCACGGAGCTGGCCACCCTCCTGAGGAGCACCTTCCCCAAGAACATCGAGGTGGAGCTCCTCTGCCCGGAGGACCTGCCGCCCCTGTGGGGGGACGCCACCCAGATCCACCAGATCCTCCTGAACCTCAGCGTGAACGCCCGGGACGCCATGCCCAACGGGGGCAGGCTCACCCTCGAGGCGCGCGCCGCGGAGATCACGGGCCCGGTCCCCGGCGCCCTTCCCGCGTCGAGGCCGGGGCCCTGCCTGGTGGTGGAGGTGCGGGACACCGGCACCGGCATTCCCGAGGGACTGCTCACCAAGATCTTCGATCCCTTCTTCTCCACCAAGCCCATCGACAAGGGCACGGGCCTGGGCCTGGCGACGGTGGTGGCCATCCTGAAGGGCCACGAGGGCTTCCTGCAGGTGGAGACCGTGCCGGGCCGCGGCACCACGTTCCGGATCCACCTTCCCCTGGCCCGGGCCGGCCTCAGCCCGGGCCAGCACCAGGATCCCGAAGGCGAGCTCTCCGGGGAGGGGAGGACCCTGCTGGTGGTGGACGACGAGCCCGCCGTGCTCACCATGGCGGCCATCGTCCTCCGCCGCCTGGGCTTCGAGGTGGTGGAGGCCGTGGACGGCGTGGCCGGCCTGATCCGCGCGGAGGACCACCGGGAGCGCCTCTGCGGCGTGATCACCGACCTGCACATGCCCGCCCTGGACGGCCTGGATTTCGTGCGCTCCCTGCGGCGGATCCTGCCGGCCATCCCCATCATCGTCTCCAGCGGCAGGCTGGACGAGGAGGCCCGGGAGGCCTTCGGGAACCTGGGCGTGGGGGCCTACCTGGACAAGCCCTTCTCCGAAGGGCAGATCCGCGAGGTGCTCCGGGAGGCGGGGCTCCTGGGAAGGAAACGGAAGAACCTGAAAGTCTAG
- a CDS encoding adenosine deaminase produces MDLATYIRALPKAELHLHIEGTLEPEMMFELGRRNGVALPFASVEATRAAYAFQDLQSFLDIYYAGAAVLVREEDFFDLAWAYFRRAAEDGVVHAELFFDPQTHTARGVPFATVLDGLERAAARAREELGISSRLILCFLRHLPEAGAFATLEEARPHLARIHGVGLDSSEAGHPPSEFARVFARCRELGLHAVAHAGEEGPAAYITEALDLLGAERVDHGVRCLEDPALVARLARDQTPLTVCPLSNLKLRVFPTMADHTFKRMLDAGLRVTINSDDPAYFGGYVARNYLETAEGLGLTRKDLATVARNSLLASFVTDEERAPWLVRSPAL; encoded by the coding sequence ATGGATCTCGCGACGTACATCCGGGCCCTGCCCAAGGCCGAACTGCACCTGCACATCGAAGGGACCCTCGAGCCGGAGATGATGTTCGAGCTGGGCCGGCGCAACGGGGTGGCCCTGCCCTTCGCCAGCGTGGAGGCCACCCGGGCCGCGTACGCCTTCCAGGACCTGCAGTCCTTCCTGGACATCTACTACGCGGGGGCGGCGGTCCTGGTGCGGGAGGAGGACTTCTTCGACCTGGCGTGGGCCTACTTCCGCCGGGCCGCGGAGGACGGGGTGGTGCATGCGGAGCTCTTCTTCGATCCGCAGACCCACACGGCCCGGGGCGTCCCCTTCGCCACGGTGCTGGACGGCCTGGAGCGGGCCGCGGCCCGGGCCCGGGAGGAGCTGGGGATCTCCTCCAGGCTCATCCTCTGCTTCCTGCGCCACCTGCCCGAGGCCGGGGCCTTCGCCACCCTGGAGGAGGCCCGGCCCCACCTGGCCCGCATCCACGGGGTGGGCCTGGATTCCTCGGAAGCGGGGCATCCCCCGTCCGAATTCGCGCGGGTCTTCGCGCGGTGCCGGGAGCTGGGGCTTCACGCCGTCGCCCACGCCGGCGAGGAGGGCCCGGCGGCCTACATCACCGAGGCCCTGGACCTGCTGGGCGCCGAGCGCGTGGACCACGGCGTGCGCTGCCTGGAGGACCCCGCCCTGGTGGCGCGCCTCGCGCGGGACCAGACCCCCCTCACGGTCTGCCCCCTGTCCAACCTGAAGCTCCGGGTCTTCCCCACCATGGCCGATCACACCTTCAAGCGCATGCTGGACGCGGGCCTGCGGGTCACCATCAACTCCGACGACCCCGCCTATTTCGGCGGCTACGTGGCCCGCAACTACCTGGAGACCGCGGAAGGCCTGGGCCTGACCCGGAAGGACCTGGCCACCGTGGCCCGCAACAGCCTCCTCGCCAGCTTCGTGACGGACGAGGAGCGCGCGCCATGGCTGGTCCGGAGCCCGGCTCTGTAA
- a CDS encoding DUF5777 family beta-barrel protein, translated as MIANLRTAALCLAPALLLAESSEYPLAVNLPTGDMMQFWDMGIAFTHRFSTPASGHGKDAYGLDGYAYPGLGVDFGIKPVKGLNVILYRTADNKTFTFALQQRILNGDYVRMSLRAERFDEVVKRAETPVGTVGINGGAYQLPTEFFLGDFAVLSVVPTYLSRTTTQKKPVFTAGAGLRVDITDKLGFVGEYYPRPSKVDRTFRPGYSAGFTYKTFKHRFTLVATNATGTTTNQVLSGDYGGGARSTGQWALGFNVARTF; from the coding sequence ATGATCGCCAACCTGCGAACCGCCGCCCTGTGCCTGGCCCCGGCCCTCCTCCTGGCCGAGTCCTCGGAATACCCGCTGGCCGTCAATCTGCCCACGGGCGACATGATGCAGTTCTGGGACATGGGGATCGCCTTCACCCACCGGTTCTCCACCCCCGCCTCGGGCCACGGCAAGGACGCCTACGGCCTGGACGGCTACGCCTACCCCGGGCTGGGGGTGGACTTCGGGATCAAGCCCGTCAAGGGCCTGAACGTCATCCTGTACCGCACCGCCGACAACAAGACCTTCACCTTCGCCCTCCAGCAGCGCATCCTCAACGGCGACTACGTGCGCATGTCGCTCCGCGCCGAGCGCTTCGACGAGGTAGTCAAGCGCGCCGAGACCCCCGTGGGCACGGTGGGCATCAACGGCGGGGCCTACCAGCTGCCCACGGAATTCTTCCTCGGGGATTTCGCGGTCCTGTCCGTGGTGCCCACCTACCTCAGCCGCACCACCACCCAGAAGAAGCCGGTCTTCACGGCCGGGGCGGGGCTGCGCGTGGACATCACGGACAAGCTCGGGTTCGTGGGCGAGTACTACCCGCGCCCCTCGAAGGTCGACCGGACCTTCAGGCCCGGCTATTCCGCGGGGTTCACCTACAAGACCTTCAAGCACCGGTTCACCCTCGTGGCCACGAACGCCACGGGCACCACCACCAACCAGGTCCTGTCGGGGGACTACGGAGGCGGGGCGCGCTCCACGGGCCAGTGGGCCCTGGGGTTCAACGTCGCCCGGACCTTCTAG
- a CDS encoding c-type cytochrome: MSIPRLALAVLLCGATLAAQPKKEPPPFGGDYPKYWLDVCARCHGVNGNGRDNAGSPLPDNGFDFTDSRKAGRKKDSDWVRITLEGKEKMPAFKGKLTPEQAQKMVTDIIRPFGARH; encoded by the coding sequence ATGTCCATTCCACGCCTCGCCCTTGCCGTCCTGCTCTGCGGCGCCACCCTGGCGGCCCAGCCCAAGAAGGAGCCCCCGCCCTTCGGGGGGGACTATCCCAAGTACTGGCTGGATGTTTGCGCCCGGTGCCACGGGGTGAACGGCAACGGCCGCGACAATGCCGGCAGCCCCCTGCCCGACAATGGCTTCGATTTCACCGACAGCCGCAAGGCGGGCCGCAAGAAGGATTCCGACTGGGTGCGCATCACCCTGGAAGGCAAGGAGAAGATGCCCGCCTTCAAGGGCAAGCTGACCCCCGAGCAGGCCCAGAAGATGGTCACCGATATCATCCGGCCCTTCGGCGCCCGGCACTGA
- a CDS encoding methyltransferase domain-containing protein produces MWNPDAYLRFEQERTRPSRDLCARIPAAAPATVLDTGCGPGNSTQVLRERWPGARITGLDKAPEMIEAARKRHPGGHWVVGDLATFEGGPFDVIFSNAVLQWLPDHHRLLPRLMDRVAAGGFLAVQMPTGKDSPARLAMEKAAAHPRFGGRLPSEESTLTFKDPRFYYETLAPLASGVDLWETTYHHVLPGPEAVVQWFETTGMRPYLERLDPGDQAFFKDRVLEGVREAFPLCADGSLLLPFRRLFFVVQK; encoded by the coding sequence ATGTGGAACCCCGACGCCTACCTCCGTTTCGAACAGGAGCGCACCCGCCCCTCCCGGGACCTGTGCGCGCGCATTCCCGCCGCCGCCCCCGCCACCGTGCTGGACACCGGCTGCGGCCCCGGCAACAGCACCCAGGTGCTGAGGGAGCGCTGGCCCGGCGCCCGGATCACCGGCCTGGACAAGGCCCCCGAGATGATCGAAGCGGCCCGCAAGCGCCATCCCGGAGGCCACTGGGTGGTGGGGGACCTGGCCACCTTCGAGGGCGGCCCCTTCGACGTCATCTTCTCCAACGCCGTGCTCCAGTGGCTTCCGGACCACCATCGGCTCCTGCCCCGGCTCATGGACCGGGTGGCCGCGGGAGGATTCCTCGCGGTGCAGATGCCCACCGGAAAGGACTCCCCGGCCCGCCTGGCCATGGAGAAGGCCGCCGCCCACCCGCGCTTCGGGGGACGCCTGCCCTCGGAGGAATCGACCCTCACCTTCAAGGATCCCCGCTTCTACTACGAGACGCTGGCCCCCCTGGCCTCCGGGGTGGACCTCTGGGAGACCACCTACCACCACGTGCTGCCCGGCCCCGAAGCCGTCGTGCAATGGTTCGAGACCACCGGCATGCGCCCCTACCTGGAACGGCTGGACCCCGGGGACCAGGCCTTCTTCAAGGACCGGGTCCTGGAGGGGGTCCGGGAGGCCTTCCCCCTCTGCGCGGACGGGAGCCTTCTCCTGCCCTTCCGAAGGCTGTTCTTCGTGGTTCAAAAATAG
- a CDS encoding FAD-binding oxidoreductase: MKTEPQPPWIHAAPPPGSWRSLFKWGAPGEFKHPNPRLFRLMKRAFAMGDEDFRAPSRTGEAPVDLALPCRLGSGDLATLRTLLGEGGVATDTFTRIAAASGKTMLDLLRLREGLAEHLPDAVLYPRNRHEVARIVELCARRGIAVTARGGGSSVTRGLECPRGGVSLDLARHMHKVVAFSEADQTVTVEAGMYGPELEKLLNAAPELFGASRPFTCGHFPQSFEFSTVGGWAVTRGAGQNSTYYGKIEDLVLAQECVTPAGVLRTGVHPAAATGPDLDQLLLGSEGVLGVVTEITLRIFRHLPGNRLRFGYMFPDWPRACRAAREILQGEAGFPSVFRLSDPEETDVALKLYGVDGPAADALLGLRGLRPGKRCLLLGSSDGERGYARNVRRNVARVARRHGALPITGLVTRAWEHGRFRDPYLREDLQDFGILTDTLECSVTWDSLERVHREVRAFCKARPGTLCMTHMSHGYPQGANLYFIFITRMDAKADYLAYQAGILDAIRAQGAALSHHHGIGRMTAPWIEGQLGPAHMDLLRALKRHCDPGGIMNPGGTLGLDLPEDQRR; encoded by the coding sequence ATGAAGACTGAACCCCAGCCCCCCTGGATCCACGCCGCGCCGCCTCCGGGCTCCTGGCGCTCCCTCTTCAAGTGGGGCGCGCCCGGCGAATTCAAGCACCCCAACCCCCGCCTCTTCCGCCTCATGAAGCGCGCCTTCGCCATGGGCGACGAGGACTTCCGGGCGCCTTCCCGCACTGGCGAGGCCCCGGTGGACCTGGCCCTGCCCTGCCGCCTCGGATCCGGGGACCTGGCTACCCTGCGGACCCTCCTGGGGGAGGGCGGCGTGGCCACGGACACCTTCACCCGCATCGCGGCGGCCAGCGGCAAGACCATGCTGGACCTCCTGCGCCTGCGGGAGGGCCTCGCGGAGCACCTCCCGGATGCCGTGCTCTACCCCCGCAACCGCCACGAGGTGGCCCGCATCGTGGAACTCTGCGCCCGGCGGGGCATCGCCGTCACGGCCCGGGGCGGCGGATCCTCCGTGACACGCGGGCTGGAGTGCCCCCGGGGCGGGGTCTCCCTGGACCTCGCCCGGCACATGCACAAGGTCGTCGCCTTCAGCGAGGCCGACCAGACCGTCACCGTCGAGGCCGGCATGTACGGGCCCGAGCTGGAGAAGCTCCTCAACGCCGCCCCGGAGCTCTTCGGCGCCTCCCGGCCCTTCACCTGCGGCCACTTCCCCCAGTCCTTCGAATTCTCCACCGTGGGCGGATGGGCCGTGACCCGGGGCGCCGGGCAGAATTCCACCTACTACGGCAAGATCGAGGACCTGGTGCTGGCCCAGGAGTGCGTCACCCCCGCGGGCGTCCTGCGCACCGGGGTCCACCCCGCCGCGGCCACGGGGCCGGACCTGGACCAGCTGCTCCTGGGCAGCGAAGGCGTCCTGGGGGTCGTCACGGAGATCACCCTGCGCATCTTCCGGCACCTGCCCGGGAACCGCCTGCGCTTCGGCTACATGTTCCCGGACTGGCCCCGGGCCTGCCGCGCCGCCCGGGAGATCCTCCAGGGAGAGGCCGGGTTCCCATCGGTCTTCCGCCTGTCGGACCCGGAGGAGACCGACGTGGCCCTCAAGCTGTACGGCGTCGACGGCCCCGCCGCCGACGCCCTCCTGGGCCTGCGGGGCCTGCGCCCAGGCAAGCGCTGCCTTCTGCTGGGCTCCAGCGACGGCGAAAGGGGCTACGCCCGCAACGTCCGCCGGAATGTGGCCCGCGTCGCCCGGCGCCACGGGGCCCTGCCCATCACCGGCCTGGTGACCCGGGCCTGGGAGCATGGGCGGTTCCGGGATCCCTACCTGCGGGAGGACCTGCAGGACTTCGGCATCCTCACCGACACCCTGGAATGCTCGGTCACCTGGGACAGCCTCGAGCGGGTGCACCGGGAGGTGCGGGCCTTCTGCAAGGCCCGTCCCGGCACCCTCTGCATGACCCACATGTCCCACGGCTACCCCCAGGGGGCCAACCTCTACTTCATCTTCATCACCCGCATGGACGCCAAGGCCGACTACCTGGCCTACCAGGCCGGGATCCTGGACGCCATCCGCGCCCAGGGCGCCGCCCTCAGCCACCACCACGGCATCGGGCGCATGACCGCGCCCTGGATCGAGGGCCAGCTGGGCCCCGCCCACATGGACCTGCTCCGGGCCCTCAAGCGCCACTGCGACCCGGGCGGCATCATGAATCCCGGGGGCACCCTGGGCCTGGACCTCCCGGAGGACCAGCGGCGGTAG
- a CDS encoding FGGY family carbohydrate kinase codes for MDDTLLALDCGTQSLRAMLFAKDGTLLHKVKIEYEPYRSPRPGWAEQDPELYWTSLCEAVGTLKLEAREAFDAVRGVGVTTQRDTLVFLDRAGAPARPAITWLDTRKARTVYRPVWFKRLAFWAVGMLEAVQKTQKECRASWVRQEQPEVWARTTKVLQVSGFLNHRLTGAFRDSVANQIGHIPFNYKKMRWARKGELPALLFPIDRGLLPELVPAGTVLGTVTADAARATGLPEGLPVVACASDKGAETIGIGCVGEDMASLSLGTTATVQTSSPRYFEPVAFMPPYPAAMPGHHNPEVEIFRGYWMISWFKRELAPAEVDEARRSGVPPEVILDRFLRDVPPGSMGLVTLPHWGPSLKMPGTKGSMVGFGDVHTRGYIYRSFLEGLAFGLREGLERIEKAGGVRISRIGISGGATQSGEICQLTCDILGRELTAGETFETAGLGAAAITAVGVGLYPALPDAVAAMVRHGRTYRPRPAEAALYDQLYRRVYRRLYARLKPLYQEIRSIVNYPARASDED; via the coding sequence ATGGACGACACGCTTCTGGCCCTGGATTGCGGAACGCAGAGCCTCCGGGCCATGCTCTTCGCCAAGGACGGCACCCTCCTGCACAAGGTGAAGATCGAGTACGAGCCCTACCGGAGCCCCCGCCCCGGCTGGGCCGAGCAGGATCCCGAGCTGTACTGGACCAGCCTCTGCGAAGCCGTGGGCACCCTGAAGCTCGAGGCCCGGGAGGCCTTCGACGCCGTGCGCGGCGTGGGGGTCACCACCCAGCGCGACACCCTGGTCTTCCTGGACCGCGCCGGCGCTCCCGCGCGCCCCGCCATCACCTGGCTGGACACCCGCAAGGCCCGCACCGTGTACCGGCCCGTATGGTTCAAGCGCCTTGCCTTCTGGGCCGTGGGCATGCTGGAGGCGGTTCAGAAGACCCAGAAGGAGTGCCGGGCCAGCTGGGTGCGCCAGGAGCAGCCCGAGGTGTGGGCCCGCACCACCAAGGTCCTCCAGGTCTCCGGGTTCCTGAACCATCGCCTCACGGGCGCCTTCCGGGATTCCGTCGCCAATCAGATAGGGCATATCCCATTCAACTACAAGAAGATGCGCTGGGCCCGCAAGGGAGAGCTGCCCGCCCTCCTCTTTCCCATCGACCGGGGCCTGCTCCCCGAGCTGGTGCCCGCGGGCACGGTCCTGGGCACCGTCACGGCCGACGCGGCCCGGGCCACGGGGCTCCCGGAAGGGCTTCCCGTGGTGGCCTGCGCCTCGGACAAGGGGGCCGAGACCATCGGCATCGGCTGCGTGGGGGAGGACATGGCCAGCCTCTCCCTGGGCACCACCGCCACGGTCCAGACCAGCTCCCCGAGGTACTTCGAGCCGGTGGCCTTCATGCCCCCCTACCCCGCGGCCATGCCCGGGCACCACAACCCGGAGGTGGAGATCTTCCGCGGGTACTGGATGATCTCCTGGTTCAAGCGGGAGCTGGCGCCGGCGGAGGTGGACGAGGCCCGGCGGAGCGGCGTGCCCCCGGAAGTGATCCTGGACCGGTTCCTGCGGGACGTGCCCCCGGGCTCCATGGGCCTGGTCACCCTGCCCCACTGGGGCCCGAGCCTGAAGATGCCCGGCACCAAGGGCTCCATGGTCGGCTTCGGGGACGTGCACACCCGCGGCTACATCTACAGGTCCTTCCTGGAGGGCCTGGCCTTCGGCCTGCGGGAGGGCCTGGAGCGGATCGAGAAGGCCGGGGGCGTGCGCATATCCCGCATCGGCATCTCCGGCGGCGCCACCCAGTCGGGGGAGATCTGCCAGCTCACCTGCGACATCCTCGGCCGCGAGCTCACCGCCGGGGAGACCTTCGAGACCGCGGGGCTGGGGGCGGCCGCCATCACCGCCGTGGGCGTGGGCCTCTACCCGGCCCTGCCCGACGCCGTCGCCGCCATGGTCCGCCACGGCCGCACCTACCGCCCGCGCCCCGCCGAGGCCGCGCTCTACGACCAGCTCTACCGGAGGGTCTACCGCCGGCTCTATGCCAGGCTCAAGCCCCTGTACCAGGAGATCCGGTCCATCGTGAACTATCCCGCGAGGGCCTCCGATGAAGACTGA
- a CDS encoding glycerol-3-phosphate dehydrogenase/oxidase, translating into MSRADDFHTEGTHLSWSALDRPGVLDRAATLDFDLVIIGGGITGAGVAREAALRGITFLLLDREDFAFGTSSRSSKLVHGGMRYLAQREWKLVRESTTERNWLLSALPNLVRPLGFHYCAYLGSKDSPGRVKAALRLYDLLSNAFSRYRIRRHRILTPAQLREREPRVRSEGMVLAGLYYDANVDDARLVVEVLKEARDFSGGRSVALNYAEAVRVLQEGGKVRGVEVRDRLSDRAFTVRAACVVNATGIWTGELAGPETRPTKGVHLAIPNARLGNREAFILRSLDDGRNFFVLRRGDISLIGTTDTDYQGPLDSPFCTREDADYLLRTVNIRFPGADIGYDDILSTYAGIRPLVKDGGAAASSVSRRHVIRDPGTGLVAIAGGKLTTFRLMGWDVLSHCSRMGYLRPLRGRERGRHFTRRPLKAGITWEAFAKVLEAMRLDGLVPEATLRHLHQQYGHGAVAILAEIKADPASGLPLLEGHPFCGAEIRHILEFENAPTLMDLMLRRTEMQLTVSHRLQAVLASRVAAVAGTFYGWDAPRTQREISAYLDYVRKTIFF; encoded by the coding sequence GTGAGCCGGGCCGACGACTTCCACACGGAGGGCACGCACCTTTCCTGGTCCGCCCTGGACCGCCCCGGGGTCCTGGACCGGGCCGCCACCCTGGATTTCGACCTGGTCATCATCGGCGGCGGCATCACCGGCGCCGGCGTCGCCCGGGAGGCCGCGCTGCGGGGCATCACCTTCCTCCTGCTCGACCGGGAGGACTTCGCCTTCGGCACCTCCTCCCGCTCCTCCAAGCTGGTGCACGGGGGCATGCGCTACCTGGCCCAGAGGGAGTGGAAGCTGGTGCGCGAGAGCACCACGGAGCGCAACTGGCTCCTTTCGGCCCTGCCCAACCTGGTCCGGCCCCTGGGCTTCCACTACTGCGCCTACCTGGGCAGCAAGGACAGCCCGGGGCGGGTGAAGGCGGCCCTGAGGCTCTACGACCTCCTTTCCAACGCCTTCTCCCGCTACCGCATCCGGCGGCACCGGATCCTCACCCCCGCCCAGCTGAGGGAGCGCGAACCCCGGGTGCGCTCCGAGGGCATGGTCCTGGCCGGGCTCTACTACGACGCCAACGTGGACGACGCCCGGCTCGTGGTGGAGGTGCTCAAGGAGGCCCGGGACTTCAGCGGGGGCCGCTCCGTGGCCCTCAACTACGCCGAGGCCGTCCGCGTCCTCCAGGAGGGCGGGAAGGTGCGGGGCGTGGAGGTGCGGGACCGCCTCTCGGACCGGGCCTTCACGGTGAGGGCCGCCTGCGTGGTGAACGCCACCGGGATCTGGACGGGGGAGCTCGCGGGCCCCGAGACCCGGCCCACCAAGGGGGTCCACCTGGCCATCCCCAACGCGCGCCTGGGGAACCGGGAGGCCTTCATCCTCCGGTCCCTGGACGACGGCCGGAACTTCTTCGTGCTGCGCCGGGGGGACATCAGCCTCATCGGCACCACCGACACCGACTACCAGGGGCCCCTGGATTCCCCCTTCTGCACCCGGGAGGACGCGGACTACCTGCTGCGCACCGTGAACATCCGCTTCCCCGGCGCCGACATCGGCTACGACGACATCCTCTCCACCTACGCCGGCATCCGGCCCCTGGTGAAGGACGGGGGCGCAGCGGCCTCGTCCGTGTCCCGGAGGCACGTCATCCGGGACCCCGGCACGGGCCTGGTGGCCATCGCCGGCGGCAAGCTCACCACCTTCCGCCTCATGGGCTGGGACGTCCTGTCCCACTGCTCCCGCATGGGCTACCTGCGCCCCCTGCGGGGCCGGGAGAGGGGCCGCCACTTCACCCGCCGCCCCCTGAAGGCGGGCATCACCTGGGAGGCCTTCGCCAAGGTACTCGAAGCCATGCGCCTGGACGGCCTCGTGCCGGAGGCCACGCTGCGCCACCTCCACCAGCAGTACGGCCACGGAGCCGTGGCCATCCTGGCGGAGATCAAGGCGGACCCGGCCTCGGGCCTGCCCCTGCTGGAGGGCCACCCCTTCTGCGGGGCCGAGATCCGCCACATCCTGGAATTCGAGAACGCCCCCACCCTCATGGACCTGATGCTGCGCCGCACGGAAATGCAGCTCACCGTCTCCCACCGCCTCCAGGCCGTCCTGGCCTCCAGGGTTGCGGCCGTCGCCGGAACCTTCTACGGTTGGGACGCCCCCCGCACGCAGCGCGAGATCTCCGCCTACCTGGACTACGTCCGGAAAACCATCTTCTTCTAG
- a CDS encoding GntR family transcriptional regulator — MIRKTLAASIRDDLRARIAEGAWEDRLPSEPELVRRFEASRETVRKALGMLEAEGLIYRMHGKGTFVEAPMSFNPLSGTLSITEELARNRHPVRNTVLEAGWIAPERISSTFLRGFFEGAPRVYQARRLRLVRSEVLAVETSYFREADFPGIDAEDLTGSLHALMNGRYGLAPDRVRNRFHALDFRIKEEREAARALGSRQAIRVERALVLKREVYYAVSFTLRTDLHPLEFIQLPGRTGEGVL; from the coding sequence ATGATCAGGAAGACCCTCGCCGCCAGCATCCGGGACGATCTGCGGGCCCGGATCGCCGAAGGCGCCTGGGAGGACCGCCTGCCCTCCGAACCCGAACTGGTCCGGCGCTTCGAGGCCAGCCGCGAGACGGTGCGCAAGGCCCTGGGGATGCTGGAGGCCGAGGGCCTCATCTACCGCATGCACGGCAAGGGCACCTTCGTGGAGGCGCCCATGAGCTTCAATCCGCTTTCGGGGACCCTCTCCATCACCGAGGAACTGGCCCGCAACCGGCACCCGGTGCGCAACACGGTCCTGGAAGCCGGCTGGATCGCCCCGGAGCGCATCTCCTCGACCTTCCTCCGGGGCTTCTTCGAGGGGGCCCCCCGGGTCTACCAGGCCAGGCGCCTGCGCCTGGTGAGGAGCGAGGTGCTGGCGGTGGAGACCTCGTACTTCCGCGAGGCGGACTTCCCGGGCATCGACGCGGAGGACCTCACCGGCTCCCTCCACGCCCTCATGAACGGGCGCTACGGCCTGGCCCCGGACCGGGTGCGCAACCGCTTCCACGCCCTGGATTTCCGCATCAAGGAAGAGCGAGAGGCGGCCCGGGCCCTGGGCAGCCGCCAGGCCATCCGGGTGGAGCGGGCCCTGGTGCTGAAGCGGGAGGTGTACTACGCCGTGAGCTTCACCCTGCGCACCGATCTCCATCCCCTGGAATTCATCCAGTTGCCCGGCAGGACCGGGGAGGGGGTCCTGTGA